The sequence CAGAGACCGATCGACGCTGGTGCCGATGGCGCGCGGGAGATGATCGTAGAAACTGGGCCAGCCGGTGCCGCTGTCGAATTTCGTGGTCGATGCATAGAGCGGCAGGGCGCAGCCCGCGCAAAGGAACCGACCCTTGCGATGCTTCTTGTTGAGAGGGCTGGTAAAGGGATATTCGGTCGAAGCCTGCCGCAGCACCGCATAGGCCTGTGGTGAGAGGCGCTTGCGCCATTCGGCCTCGCTGAGCTTGAATGGAGCGGGGGCGGCGGCGATCGCTGCCGCGCCATGCGCACTCATCCACTGCCAGGCCAGCGCGCCGATGGCGGCGGTGCCGGTGAAGGCCAGGAAGGAGCGGCGCGAGGATTGGGGTTCTGTTTGTGTCATATCCCATATTCGTGGGA is a genomic window of Sphingomonas bisphenolicum containing:
- the msrB gene encoding peptide-methionine (R)-S-oxide reductase MsrB, with product MTQTEPQSSRRSFLAFTGTAAIGALAWQWMSAHGAAAIAAAPAPFKLSEAEWRKRLSPQAYAVLRQASTEYPFTSPLNKKHRKGRFLCAGCALPLYASTTKFDSGTGWPSFYDHLPRAIGTSVDRSLGGARTEVHCARCAGHLGHVFDDGPRPTGLRYCMNGVAMQFEPA